A region from the Vicia villosa cultivar HV-30 ecotype Madison, WI linkage group LG3, Vvil1.0, whole genome shotgun sequence genome encodes:
- the LOC131659129 gene encoding non-specific lipid-transfer protein 1-like, with protein sequence MSSQKTVSAILVLCMIMTTTLHASEIDDVSCPEAISNLLPCLTFLTGFLPPTPSAECCTGATNLFNKANTTPILRSVCQCLKDASTRFGVKPDRAAQLPPLCHINLSFQISPSVDCSKIQ encoded by the exons ATGTCGAGCCAGAAAACAGTTTCTGCAATATTAGTTTTGTGCATGATAATGACAACAACATTACATGCAAGTGAAATCGATGACGTTTCATGTCCTGAGGCTATTTCAAATCTATTGCCATGTCTAACTTTTCTAACAGGGTTTCTTCCACCAACACCATCTGCTGAGTGTTGCACTGGAGCTACTAATTTGTTCAATAAGGCTAACACAACTCCTATTTTGAGAAGTGTCTGCCAATGTCTCAAAGATGCTTCTACTAGGTTTGGAGTTAAACCAGACAGGGCTGCTCAACTTCCACCACTTTGTCACATTAATTTGTCTTTTCAAATTAGTCCTTCGGTTGATTGTAGCAA GATTCAATGA